Proteins from a genomic interval of Ramlibacter algicola:
- the fumC gene encoding class II fumarate hydratase, translating into MSTRTEKDTFGPIEVPAHRLWGAQTQRSLQNFDISGERQPREIIRALVQIKRSSAVANHLLGLLDDRKASAIIAAADEVLRGEHDDEFPLVVWQTGSGTQTNMNVNEVLANRASELLGGERGEGRLVHPNDDVNRSQSSNDVFPTAMHVAAVDAIRNRLLPSLAALRDTFSAKSAAFKDIVKIGRTHLQDATPLTLGQEFSGYVAQLDQADRHLHASLPHLCELALGGTAVGTGLNAPRGYAEAVAKELARLTSLPFVTAPNKFEVMAAADALVHAHGALKTLAASLFKIANDIRWLASGPRSGIGELSIPENEPGSSIMPGKVNPTQCEALTMACAQVFGNDVAVNIGGASGNFELNVFRPMIAHAFLQSVRLLADGMRSFNDNCVVGIEPNRERIGDLVERSLMLVTALNPHIGYDKAAQIAKKAHKEGTSLREAAVATGYVTAEQFDAWVRPAEMVGPR; encoded by the coding sequence ATGAGCACCCGCACCGAGAAAGACACGTTCGGCCCGATCGAAGTCCCCGCGCACCGGCTCTGGGGCGCGCAGACGCAGCGTTCGCTGCAGAACTTCGACATCTCCGGCGAGCGCCAGCCGCGCGAGATCATCCGCGCGCTGGTGCAGATCAAGCGCTCGTCGGCCGTCGCCAACCACCTGCTGGGCCTGCTCGACGACCGCAAGGCGTCCGCGATCATCGCGGCCGCCGACGAAGTTCTGCGTGGCGAGCACGACGACGAGTTCCCGCTGGTGGTGTGGCAGACGGGCTCGGGCACGCAGACCAACATGAACGTCAACGAGGTGCTCGCCAATCGCGCGAGCGAGCTGCTCGGGGGCGAACGCGGCGAAGGCCGGCTGGTGCACCCCAACGACGACGTCAACCGCAGCCAGTCGTCCAACGACGTCTTTCCCACGGCCATGCACGTGGCCGCCGTGGACGCCATCCGCAACCGCCTGCTGCCGTCGCTGGCCGCGCTGCGCGACACGTTCTCCGCCAAGAGCGCGGCGTTCAAGGACATCGTGAAGATCGGGCGCACGCACCTGCAGGATGCGACGCCGCTCACGCTGGGGCAGGAGTTCTCCGGCTACGTCGCGCAGCTGGACCAGGCCGACCGCCACCTGCATGCGAGCCTGCCGCACCTCTGTGAGCTGGCGCTTGGCGGCACCGCCGTCGGCACCGGGCTGAACGCGCCCAGGGGCTATGCCGAAGCCGTCGCGAAGGAACTGGCCCGCCTCACCAGCCTGCCGTTCGTGACTGCGCCGAACAAGTTCGAGGTGATGGCAGCGGCCGACGCACTCGTTCACGCGCACGGCGCTCTCAAGACGCTCGCCGCCAGCCTGTTCAAGATCGCCAACGACATCCGCTGGCTGGCCAGCGGACCGCGCAGCGGCATCGGCGAACTCTCGATCCCGGAGAACGAACCCGGCTCGTCGATCATGCCGGGCAAGGTGAACCCGACGCAGTGCGAAGCACTGACGATGGCCTGCGCGCAGGTGTTCGGCAACGACGTCGCCGTGAACATCGGCGGTGCTTCCGGCAACTTCGAGCTCAACGTGTTCCGGCCGATGATCGCCCACGCCTTCCTGCAGAGCGTGCGGCTGCTGGCCGACGGCATGCGCAGCTTCAACGACAACTGCGTTGTGGGCATCGAGCCCAACCGCGAGCGCATCGGCGACCTGGTCGAGCGCTCGCTGATGCTGGTGACGGCGCTGAACCCGCACATCGGCTACGACAAGGCCGCCCAGATCGCGAAGAAGGCGCACAAGGAAGGCACCAGCCTGCGCGAGGCGGCCGTCGCCACCGGCTACGTCACGGCGGAACAATTCGACGCGTGGGTGCGGCCGGCCGAAATGGTGGGGCCGCGCTGA
- the rpoD gene encoding RNA polymerase sigma factor RpoD: MPAQKSAKLAAKPQAKPAAKKPVKPASPAKGALKVVKAAAPKPKAAAKQTSKAKPVPSSTKASPATKSEKASAKEEPKKTTKLAAVADEPATAKKKPGRPPKAAAAGADAPAKKKPGRKPKAGEKAPGVDDADLVDVEAEFAEEEPAAVVETTEKVKPLRMKISKAKERALMKEFGLDETILSEEEMTKRRQRLKTLITLGKTRGYLTHGEITDHLPEKLVDAETLEVVVTMLNDLGVAVYEQTPDAEMLLLNNTTPTAATVEEAEEEAEAALSTVDSEFGRTTDPVRMYMREMGTVELLTREGEIEIAKRIEGGLMAMMEAISASPATIAEILRMAADIREGKIVISQIVDGFSNPNEADDYVAEEDFDEFDADDDDDGNGGSKALTKKLEELKSQALERFDRIAGLFEKVHKVYDKEGWGTPAYHKAQKALSDELMTIRFTAKTIEKLCDLVRAQVDDVRRKERELRRIIVDKCGMPQETFIKDFPPNLLNLRWVEKQAAAGKPWSVVIQRNVPAIQELQQKLMDLQAQVVVPLHELKEINKRMNEGEASSREAKKEMIEANLRLVISIAKKYTNRGLQFLDLIQEGNIGLMKAVDKFEYRRGYKFSTYATWWIRQAITRSIADQARTIRIPVHMIETINKMNRISRQHLQEFGYEPDAGILAAKMEIPEDKIRKIMKIAKEPISMETPIGDDDDSHLGDFIEDTNNTAPIEAAMQAGLRDVVKDILDSLTPREAKVLRMRFGIEMSTDHTLEEVGKQFDVTRERIRQIEAKALRKLKHPSRSDKLRSFIDTL, encoded by the coding sequence ATGCCCGCTCAAAAGTCCGCGAAGCTCGCCGCCAAGCCGCAAGCGAAACCTGCCGCGAAAAAACCGGTCAAACCCGCTTCGCCCGCCAAGGGAGCGCTGAAGGTCGTCAAGGCCGCCGCGCCCAAGCCCAAGGCCGCCGCCAAGCAGACATCGAAAGCCAAGCCAGTGCCCAGCAGTACCAAGGCCTCCCCCGCCACCAAGTCCGAGAAGGCTTCCGCCAAGGAAGAGCCGAAGAAGACCACCAAGCTCGCCGCCGTCGCCGACGAGCCCGCCACCGCCAAGAAGAAGCCCGGCCGCCCGCCCAAGGCCGCCGCTGCCGGCGCTGACGCTCCCGCGAAGAAGAAGCCCGGCCGCAAGCCCAAGGCCGGCGAGAAGGCCCCGGGCGTCGACGACGCCGACCTGGTCGACGTCGAGGCGGAATTCGCCGAGGAAGAGCCGGCGGCGGTCGTGGAGACGACCGAGAAGGTCAAGCCGCTGCGCATGAAGATCAGCAAGGCCAAGGAACGGGCCTTGATGAAGGAATTCGGCCTCGACGAGACGATCCTGTCCGAAGAGGAGATGACCAAGCGCCGCCAGCGCCTGAAGACGCTCATCACGCTGGGCAAGACCCGCGGCTACCTGACCCACGGCGAGATCACCGACCACCTGCCCGAGAAGCTGGTGGACGCCGAGACGCTGGAAGTCGTGGTCACGATGCTGAACGACCTCGGCGTGGCGGTGTACGAACAGACGCCCGACGCCGAGATGCTCCTGCTGAACAACACCACGCCGACGGCGGCGACGGTGGAGGAAGCGGAAGAGGAAGCCGAAGCCGCGCTGTCCACCGTCGACAGCGAATTCGGCCGCACGACCGACCCGGTGCGCATGTACATGCGCGAGATGGGCACCGTCGAACTGCTGACGCGTGAAGGCGAGATCGAGATCGCCAAGCGCATCGAGGGCGGCCTGATGGCGATGATGGAGGCGATCTCCGCCTCGCCCGCCACCATCGCCGAGATCCTGCGCATGGCCGCCGACATCCGCGAAGGCAAGATCGTCATCTCGCAGATCGTCGACGGCTTCTCGAACCCCAACGAGGCCGACGACTACGTGGCCGAGGAGGACTTCGACGAGTTCGACGCGGACGATGACGACGACGGCAACGGCGGTTCCAAGGCGCTGACCAAGAAGCTCGAGGAACTGAAGTCGCAGGCGCTGGAGCGCTTCGACCGCATCGCCGGGCTGTTCGAGAAGGTGCACAAGGTCTACGACAAGGAAGGCTGGGGCACCCCCGCGTACCACAAGGCGCAGAAGGCCCTGTCCGACGAGCTGATGACCATCCGCTTCACGGCCAAGACCATCGAGAAGCTGTGCGACCTGGTGCGCGCGCAGGTCGACGACGTGCGCCGCAAGGAACGCGAACTGCGCCGCATCATCGTGGACAAGTGCGGCATGCCGCAGGAAACCTTCATCAAGGACTTCCCGCCCAACCTGCTGAACCTGCGCTGGGTGGAAAAGCAGGCCGCGGCCGGCAAGCCGTGGAGCGTCGTGATCCAGCGCAACGTGCCCGCCATCCAGGAGCTGCAGCAGAAGCTGATGGACCTGCAGGCGCAGGTCGTCGTGCCGCTGCACGAGCTCAAGGAGATCAACAAGCGCATGAACGAGGGCGAAGCGTCCTCGCGCGAGGCCAAGAAAGAGATGATCGAGGCCAACCTGCGCCTGGTGATCTCGATCGCGAAGAAGTACACCAACCGCGGCCTGCAGTTCCTGGACCTGATCCAGGAAGGCAACATCGGCCTGATGAAGGCGGTCGACAAGTTCGAATACCGCCGCGGCTACAAGTTCTCGACCTATGCCACGTGGTGGATCCGCCAGGCCATCACGCGCTCGATCGCCGACCAAGCGCGCACCATCCGCATCCCGGTGCACATGATCGAGACCATCAACAAGATGAACCGCATCTCGCGCCAGCACCTGCAGGAATTCGGCTACGAGCCGGACGCCGGCATCCTGGCCGCGAAGATGGAGATCCCCGAGGACAAGATCCGCAAGATCATGAAGATCGCCAAGGAGCCGATCTCCATGGAAACGCCGATCGGGGACGACGACGACAGCCACCTGGGCGACTTCATCGAGGACACCAACAACACGGCGCCGATCGAGGCCGCGATGCAGGCCGGCCTGCGCGACGTCGTGAAGGACATCCTCGACTCGCTGACGCCGCGCGAAGCCAAGGTGCTGCGCATGCGCTTCGGCATCGAGATGAGCACGGACCACACGCTGGAGGAAGTCGGCAAGCAGTTCGACGTCACCCGCGAGCGCATCCGCCAGATCGAGGCCAAGGCGCTGCGCAAGCTGAAGCACCCCAGCCGCAGCGACAAGCTGCGCAGCTTCATCGACACGCTGTAA
- a CDS encoding DUF4242 domain-containing protein, translating to MPKYLIEREIPGAGKMTSQDLQAVAQKSCGVLREMGPRVNWQQSYVTGDKVYCVYIADSEKDVREHAERGGFPANRISEVSAVIDPATAG from the coding sequence ATGCCCAAGTACCTCATCGAGCGCGAGATCCCGGGCGCCGGCAAGATGACGTCGCAGGACCTCCAGGCGGTGGCGCAGAAGTCGTGCGGCGTGCTGCGGGAGATGGGTCCGCGGGTGAACTGGCAGCAGAGCTACGTCACCGGGGACAAGGTCTACTGCGTGTACATCGCGGACAGCGAGAAGGACGTGCGCGAGCACGCGGAGCGCGGCGGATTCCCGGCGAACCGCATCTCCGAAGTCTCCGCGGTCATCGACCCCGCCACTGCCGGTTGA
- a CDS encoding MFS transporter, whose product MALFPQDALNPGVRRREVFGWAMYDFANSGYTTVVITAVFAAYFVGGIAGKAAWATFAWTAALSASYAIVMVTMPSIGAYADLRAAKKRLLALTTLACVASTAALALAGPGSVALAVLLIILSNTFYSYGESLTAAFLPELARPHAMGKVSGWGWGFGYFGGMLALGICLAYVLWAQAQGIPAHRFVPVTVLITAAIYGLASIVTFRLLRERAQPNPEATRQGGVAASLRQLHATWKQARRYRDFVWLMACAVFYQGGVAVAVSLAAIYAEHVIGFQQQETMVLIFVLNVAAAGGAFAWGYLQDRIGHKLALGSTLVGWIATCLIAAASTTKGQFWWAAAIAGLCMGSSQSAGRALAGLFAPQRQSAEFFGLWTFAIRLASIIGPLMYGVITWASGGNQRAAILATSVLFVVGLVLLMKVDVARGRDAASAPQEVPA is encoded by the coding sequence TTGGCACTGTTCCCGCAGGACGCGCTGAACCCCGGCGTGCGGCGCCGCGAGGTGTTCGGCTGGGCGATGTACGACTTCGCCAACTCCGGCTATACGACCGTCGTCATCACCGCGGTGTTCGCCGCGTACTTCGTCGGCGGCATCGCGGGCAAGGCCGCGTGGGCCACCTTCGCCTGGACGGCCGCGTTGAGCGCGTCGTACGCGATCGTGATGGTCACGATGCCCAGCATCGGCGCCTATGCCGACCTGCGCGCGGCGAAGAAGCGCCTGCTGGCACTGACGACCCTCGCCTGCGTGGCCAGCACGGCTGCGCTGGCCCTTGCCGGGCCGGGCTCGGTGGCGCTGGCGGTGCTCCTCATCATCCTGTCCAACACCTTCTACAGCTACGGCGAGTCGCTCACGGCGGCCTTCCTGCCCGAGCTCGCGCGGCCGCACGCGATGGGCAAGGTGAGCGGCTGGGGCTGGGGTTTCGGCTACTTCGGCGGCATGCTGGCGCTGGGCATCTGCCTCGCGTACGTGCTGTGGGCGCAGGCGCAAGGCATCCCGGCGCATCGCTTCGTCCCGGTGACGGTGCTGATCACCGCAGCCATCTATGGCCTGGCATCCATCGTGACGTTCCGCCTGCTGCGCGAGCGCGCGCAGCCGAACCCGGAGGCCACGCGGCAAGGCGGCGTGGCGGCTTCACTGCGGCAACTGCACGCCACCTGGAAGCAGGCACGCCGCTATCGCGACTTCGTCTGGCTGATGGCGTGCGCGGTCTTCTACCAGGGCGGAGTGGCCGTTGCGGTGTCGTTGGCCGCCATCTATGCCGAGCACGTGATCGGCTTCCAGCAGCAGGAGACGATGGTGCTGATCTTCGTGCTGAACGTCGCCGCCGCCGGCGGCGCGTTCGCCTGGGGCTACCTGCAGGATCGCATCGGCCACAAGCTCGCCCTGGGCAGCACGCTGGTCGGCTGGATCGCCACCTGCCTCATCGCGGCTGCTTCGACGACCAAGGGCCAGTTCTGGTGGGCGGCCGCCATCGCCGGGCTGTGCATGGGATCGAGCCAGTCCGCGGGCCGCGCGCTGGCAGGCCTGTTCGCGCCCCAGCGCCAGTCGGCCGAGTTCTTTGGGCTGTGGACGTTCGCCATCCGCCTGGCCAGCATCATCGGCCCGCTGATGTATGGCGTGATCACCTGGGCCAGCGGGGGCAACCAGCGCGCGGCCATCCTGGCGACAAGCGTGTTGTTCGTCGTCGGCCTCGTGCTGCTGATGAAGGTCGACGTCGCGCGCGGGCGTGACGCTGCGTCCGCGCCGCAGGAGGTGCCCGCATGA
- a CDS encoding DUF6806 family protein yields the protein MPNYDNAPFEIHVHGDVPVRADVTYAQLQEALKPLWKYAGAKSLADGAESAYEEEPGIKFDAHEHLLTMCWTINGREDFRQSLDEMCMGLNELAEQGAAIEVTFYDAEFDEEEEPPEAESRDDFIMLFVGPTPAAIMQVQRDLLVEDVVNLMERHFDGAELNGVVAEIDKLFSQRFDALVSSLEIGKPPRGSGGGGHGGGRRPRHLH from the coding sequence ATGCCCAACTACGACAACGCTCCCTTCGAGATCCATGTGCACGGGGACGTGCCGGTGCGCGCCGACGTCACCTATGCGCAGCTGCAGGAGGCGCTCAAGCCCCTGTGGAAATACGCGGGCGCCAAGTCGCTGGCCGACGGCGCCGAAAGCGCCTACGAGGAGGAGCCCGGCATCAAGTTCGATGCGCACGAGCACCTGCTGACCATGTGCTGGACCATCAACGGCCGCGAGGACTTCCGCCAGTCGCTCGACGAGATGTGCATGGGCCTGAACGAACTGGCCGAGCAGGGTGCCGCGATCGAGGTCACCTTCTACGACGCCGAGTTCGACGAGGAAGAAGAGCCGCCCGAGGCCGAGTCGCGCGACGACTTCATCATGCTGTTCGTCGGCCCGACGCCGGCGGCCATCATGCAGGTGCAGCGCGACCTGCTGGTCGAGGACGTGGTGAACCTGATGGAACGCCATTTCGACGGCGCCGAGCTCAATGGCGTGGTCGCCGAGATCGACAAGCTGTTCTCGCAGCGTTTCGACGCGCTGGTCAGTTCGCTGGAGATCGGCAAGCCGCCGCGCGGCAGCGGTGGCGGCGGGCACGGCGGCGGGCGCCGCCCGCGGCACCTGCACTGA
- a CDS encoding fumarate hydratase yields MPTTIKAADLIESIAAALQYISYYHPADYIAHLARAYEREQSPAAKDAIAQILTNSKMSATGHRPICQDTGIVNVFLKIGMDVKLAGFTGSLEDAVNEGVRRGYLHPDNTLRASVVADPQFERKNTKDNTPAVVNVELVPGDKVDVTVAAKGGGSENKSKMVMLNPSDSIVDWVLKTVPDMGAGWCPPGMLGIGIGGTAEKAVLLAKEALMEDLDMYELQAKSSRGEKLSKLEEMRLELFEKVNALGIGAQGLGGLTTVLDIKIRMFPCHAAGKPVAMIPNCAATRHAHFVLDGSGPAYIDPPSLDLWPKIDWAPDTQKSKRVDLNTLTKEEIATWKAGQTLLLNGKMLTGRDAAHKRIQDMLAKGEPLPVDFRNRVIYYVGPVDPVRDEVVGPAGPTTSTRMDKFTEMMLAQTGLIGMVGKSERGPVAIESIRKHKAAYLMAVGGAAYLVSKAIKQSKVLGFADLGMEAIYEFDVVDMPVTVAVDSTGTSVHTTGPAEWSKRIATGEFKNIPVAAA; encoded by the coding sequence ATGCCGACGACCATCAAGGCAGCCGACCTGATCGAATCGATCGCCGCCGCGCTGCAATACATCAGCTACTACCACCCGGCGGATTACATCGCGCACCTCGCGCGAGCGTATGAGCGCGAGCAGTCGCCCGCGGCCAAGGACGCCATCGCGCAGATCCTGACCAACAGCAAGATGAGCGCCACGGGCCACCGCCCGATCTGCCAGGACACCGGCATCGTCAACGTGTTCCTGAAGATCGGCATGGACGTGAAGCTCGCAGGGTTCACGGGCAGCCTCGAGGACGCCGTCAACGAAGGCGTGCGCCGTGGCTACCTGCACCCGGACAACACGCTGCGCGCGTCGGTCGTCGCCGACCCGCAGTTCGAGCGCAAGAACACCAAGGACAACACGCCGGCGGTTGTCAACGTCGAACTCGTGCCCGGCGACAAGGTGGACGTGACCGTCGCGGCCAAGGGCGGCGGCAGCGAGAACAAGAGCAAGATGGTGATGCTCAACCCGAGCGACTCCATCGTCGACTGGGTGCTCAAGACGGTCCCCGACATGGGCGCTGGCTGGTGCCCGCCCGGCATGCTGGGCATCGGCATCGGCGGCACCGCGGAGAAGGCGGTGCTGCTGGCCAAGGAAGCGCTGATGGAAGACCTCGACATGTACGAGCTGCAGGCGAAGTCCTCGCGCGGCGAGAAGCTGTCGAAGCTCGAGGAGATGCGGCTCGAACTGTTCGAGAAGGTCAACGCGCTTGGGATCGGCGCGCAAGGCCTGGGCGGCCTCACCACCGTGCTGGACATCAAGATCAGGATGTTCCCCTGCCATGCCGCGGGCAAGCCGGTGGCGATGATCCCCAACTGCGCCGCGACGCGCCACGCGCACTTCGTGCTGGATGGCTCGGGCCCCGCCTACATCGATCCGCCGAGCCTGGACCTGTGGCCGAAGATCGACTGGGCGCCCGACACGCAGAAGAGCAAGCGCGTCGACCTGAACACGCTGACGAAGGAAGAGATCGCCACCTGGAAGGCGGGCCAGACGCTGCTGCTGAACGGCAAGATGCTCACCGGCCGTGACGCCGCGCACAAGCGCATCCAGGACATGCTGGCCAAGGGCGAGCCGCTGCCCGTGGACTTTCGCAACCGCGTCATCTACTACGTCGGCCCGGTGGACCCGGTTCGCGATGAAGTCGTCGGCCCGGCCGGCCCGACGACGTCGACGCGCATGGACAAGTTCACCGAGATGATGCTGGCGCAGACCGGCCTGATCGGCATGGTCGGCAAGTCCGAGCGCGGGCCGGTCGCCATCGAATCGATCAGGAAGCACAAGGCCGCGTACCTGATGGCCGTCGGTGGCGCCGCCTACCTGGTGTCCAAGGCGATCAAGCAGTCGAAGGTGCTCGGCTTCGCCGACCTGGGCATGGAAGCGATCTACGAGTTCGACGTGGTCGACATGCCGGTCACCGTCGCCGTCGATTCGACCGGCACCAGCGTGCACACGACCGGTCCCGCCGAGTGGAGCAAGCGCATCGCGACGGGCGAGTTCAAGAACATCCCCGTCGCAGCGGCCTAG
- a CDS encoding lanthionine synthetase C family protein, whose translation MSAMFDPARHEALQARTWQPDVARDAIHRIVEATLADYQPGRGWATHPNDDPYPDPVDGLYFGTCGIAWALRYLHQRGVCDAPPDFGDHLRAQRGQPGHEGSYLFGEVPVQLLLHAMDRDPVRADRLEALIRGNLQAPERELMWGSPGTMLAALFMHRRTGEPRFTDLFRETADVLRGQLLWSDEFQCDYWTQDMYGQKSTYLDAVHGFVATACVLAQGRDLLPPADWDDWVHRIGRTVRATADREEGLANWRAWLTEPPGRPKLVQFCHGAPGFVICLADSPDDSLADLLLEAGETTWRAGPLRKGSNLCHGTGGNGYAFLKLFQRTGDEQWLRRARAFAMHGMAQADADHARFVQWRHGLWTGDIGLAIYLLDCIEGQARFPTLDVFDA comes from the coding sequence ATGAGCGCCATGTTCGACCCGGCGCGCCACGAGGCATTGCAAGCTCGCACGTGGCAGCCCGACGTCGCTCGCGACGCCATCCATCGCATCGTCGAGGCGACGCTGGCGGACTACCAGCCGGGCCGCGGCTGGGCGACGCACCCGAACGACGATCCGTACCCGGACCCGGTCGATGGCCTGTACTTCGGCACTTGTGGCATCGCGTGGGCCCTGCGCTACCTGCACCAGCGCGGCGTGTGCGACGCGCCGCCCGACTTCGGCGACCACCTGCGCGCGCAGCGCGGCCAACCGGGCCACGAGGGCTCCTACCTGTTCGGCGAAGTGCCGGTCCAGCTGCTGTTGCATGCGATGGATCGCGACCCGGTGCGCGCCGACCGTCTCGAGGCCTTGATCCGCGGCAACTTGCAGGCGCCAGAGCGCGAGCTGATGTGGGGCTCGCCGGGCACCATGCTGGCGGCGCTGTTCATGCACCGGCGCACCGGCGAGCCGCGCTTCACCGACCTGTTCCGCGAGACCGCGGACGTGCTGCGCGGGCAGCTGCTGTGGTCCGACGAGTTCCAGTGCGACTACTGGACGCAGGACATGTACGGCCAGAAGTCCACGTACCTCGACGCCGTCCACGGCTTCGTCGCGACCGCCTGCGTGCTGGCCCAGGGCCGAGACCTGCTGCCGCCGGCGGACTGGGACGACTGGGTGCACCGCATCGGGCGCACGGTACGCGCCACGGCTGATCGCGAAGAGGGGCTCGCCAATTGGCGTGCCTGGCTCACGGAGCCGCCGGGGCGGCCCAAGCTGGTGCAGTTCTGCCATGGCGCGCCCGGCTTCGTGATCTGCCTGGCCGACAGTCCCGACGACTCGCTCGCCGACCTGCTGCTCGAAGCCGGCGAGACGACCTGGCGCGCCGGCCCGCTGCGCAAGGGCAGCAACCTGTGCCACGGCACGGGCGGCAACGGCTATGCGTTCCTCAAGCTGTTCCAGCGCACCGGCGACGAGCAGTGGCTGCGGCGGGCCCGGGCCTTCGCCATGCACGGCATGGCGCAGGCCGATGCCGACCATGCGCGCTTCGTCCAATGGCGGCACGGCCTGTGGACCGGCGACATCGGCCTCGCGATCTACCTGCTGGATTGCATCGAGGGCCAGGCGCGGTTCCCGACCCTCGACGTGTTCGATGCCTAG
- a CDS encoding sensor histidine kinase, whose product MHQFLVNNREELIERCKEKVAQRPRRAATDQQLVHGVPIFLEQLIRTLEAEELGESAEGTRISGASGGDGTALSEIGLSAAAHGRELLELGFTVDQVVHDYGDLCQAITDLAVERDAPFSVNEFRTLNRCLDNAIADAVTEFSYQRDLSRFEEQAAEANQRIGFLVHELRNALGTAKLAVGALELSNMPITGATGAVLKRSLGALQKLIDKTIDEVRSSPRPTIVREVFLVTDFLADAAATARLDPKAHLCRFEVVPADPALSVEANRGILSAALGNLLQNAFKFTRPNGIVQLRAVQDGSRVLIQVQDGCGGLPAGSASRIFIPFSQRSDDRTGLGLGLSIARKSVEADGGTLSVQDLPGLGCVFTISVELAPSGAAPIGAQDRT is encoded by the coding sequence ATGCACCAGTTCCTCGTGAACAACCGGGAGGAGCTCATAGAACGCTGCAAGGAGAAGGTTGCGCAGCGCCCGCGCCGTGCCGCGACCGACCAGCAGCTTGTCCATGGCGTCCCCATCTTCCTCGAACAACTGATCCGCACCTTGGAGGCGGAGGAACTGGGCGAGTCCGCCGAAGGGACGCGCATTTCTGGCGCCTCGGGTGGCGACGGCACCGCGCTGTCGGAGATCGGGCTGAGCGCGGCCGCGCACGGGCGCGAGCTTCTGGAACTGGGCTTCACCGTGGACCAGGTCGTCCACGACTACGGCGACCTTTGCCAGGCCATCACGGATCTGGCGGTGGAGCGCGACGCACCGTTCAGCGTGAACGAGTTCCGGACGCTGAATCGTTGCCTCGACAATGCCATAGCCGACGCGGTCACCGAGTTCAGTTACCAGAGGGACCTCTCCCGGTTCGAGGAACAAGCGGCCGAAGCCAACCAGCGGATCGGATTCCTGGTGCATGAACTGCGCAACGCGCTCGGGACCGCGAAGCTGGCAGTGGGCGCGCTGGAGTTGTCCAACATGCCGATCACGGGAGCCACCGGTGCCGTCCTCAAACGCAGCCTGGGTGCGCTGCAGAAGCTGATCGACAAGACGATCGACGAGGTTCGGTCGTCGCCCCGGCCGACGATCGTCCGCGAGGTTTTCCTGGTCACGGACTTCCTTGCCGATGCGGCCGCGACGGCCAGGCTCGATCCAAAAGCCCACCTGTGCAGGTTCGAAGTCGTTCCTGCCGACCCCGCGCTCAGCGTGGAGGCCAATCGGGGCATCCTGTCTGCCGCGCTCGGCAACCTCCTGCAGAACGCGTTCAAGTTCACCCGGCCCAACGGGATCGTGCAACTCCGCGCTGTCCAGGATGGCAGCCGCGTCTTGATCCAGGTTCAAGACGGCTGCGGCGGACTTCCCGCGGGAAGCGCGAGCCGGATCTTCATCCCGTTCTCGCAACGGAGTGACGACAGGACCGGACTGGGACTCGGGTTGTCCATTGCACGCAAGAGCGTGGAGGCGGATGGGGGCACCCTGAGCGTCCAGGATCTCCCTGGCCTCGGATGCGTGTTCACGATCAGTGTGGAACTGGCACCGTCCGGCGCTGCGCCAATCGGCGCCCAGGACCGCACGTGA